A stretch of the Panicum virgatum strain AP13 chromosome 9N, P.virgatum_v5, whole genome shotgun sequence genome encodes the following:
- the LOC120690587 gene encoding protein OPAQUE1-like isoform X3, giving the protein MRQSNIYKHGEQWTLLEAIFRTVAAILHLGNIEFSPGEEFDSSVIKDENCKFHLQMAADLLMVDASLLLSTLCYRTIKTPEGNIVKAVDCSAAVIGRDTLAKTVYARLFDWLVDNINKSIGQDVESRSQIGVLDIYGFECFKYNSFEQLCINFANEKLQQHFNKHVFKMEQEEYKTEEINWSYIEFVDNQDILDLIEKKPIGIVSLLDEACMLGKSTHETFAMKLFQNLRAHPRLEKPKLSKTDFALFHFAGKVTYQTDLFLEKNRDYVIAEHQNLLSSSKCSFISGLFASHQDDPSKSSYKFSSVASRFKQQLQALMETLSSTEPHYIRCIKPNSLSRPQKFENGSVLQQLRSGGVLEAIRISLAGYPTRRTYSEFINRFGLLVPEHMDERFDERSLTQRILKQLNLENFQLGRTKVFLRAGQIAVLDSRRGEILDNASRILQGHFRTFIARKKFLSTRKASISIQMYCRGCLARNVLEAKKQIAAAVSVERYARRWLCRCAYLHLRSAALVIQSGIRYILAVQRLRHVKNAKASTVIQAWWRMQKLHNFHQQYRWATVLIQCCWRQKLAKRALRNLKHAAYEAGALREAKGKLEKSLEDLTLRFTLERRQRLAAEESKALEISKLVKILESVKSELEASNEENKRNCKKIASLQHQLELSSKDQEALNNSLSQMEEVKRENISLKESNAEMEQELLKAQKCSHDNMDKLHDVEKNYLHLRDNLKNLEDKISNLEDENHLLRQKALNLSPRHSRSGSHQIGASPCSPRSFYESSPVKLAPLPHNTTELRRSRMNSDRHEDYHDVLQRCIKDDMGFKKGKPVAACIIYKCLLHWGVFEAERTTIFDFIIHTINNILKTENENDILPYWLANASALLCMLQRNLRSKGFIMAPSRSSSDTHLSEKANDTFRYPLKAFGQRTSMSHIDARYPAMLFKQQLTASLEKIFGLIRDNLKKEISPLLSLCIQAPKLARGSGGRRSGSPDVAVQQPISTHWDRIVKFLDSLMDRLHKNFVPSFFVRKLVTQVFSFINVQLFNSMLLRRECCTFSNGEYVKSGLCVLEKWIVEAEEEHTGTSWDELKFIRQAVDFLVIPHKSKKTLEQIKRNICPALSVRQIYRICTMYWDDKYGTHSVSAEVVAKMRDMVSNDTQNPVSNSFLLDDDLSIPFTTEEIAEEVPDVDMSNIEMPSSLRHVHSAQFLMQHLQSSCLSR; this is encoded by the exons GGTTGATGCAAGCCTTTTGCTTTCAACTCTTTGCTATCGCACAATTAAAACTCCCGAAGGAAACATAGTCAAGGCAGTTGACTGTTCTGCAGCTGTCATTGGTCGTGATACACTTGCAAAGACTGTTTATGCTCGACTATTTGATTG GCTTGTTGACAACATTAATAAGTCCATTGGGCAGGACGTGGAGTCAAGGTCACAAATTGGGGTCTTGGACATATATGGTTTTGAGTGTTTCAAATATAACAG CTTTGAGCAGTTGTGCATCAATTTTGCTAATGAAAAGCTCCAACAACATTTTAATAAG CATGTTTTCAAGATGGAGCAGGAGGAATATAAAACAGAAGAAATCAATTGGAGCTACATTGAATTTGTTGATAACCAAGATATATTGGATCTTATTGAAAAG aaaccAATAGGCATAGTTTCACTATTGGATGAAGCATG CATGCTTGGGAAGTCAACACATGAAACTTTTGCAATGAAGTTGTTTCAGAATTTAAGGGCACATCCAAGACTAGAAAAACCAAAGCTTTCTAAGACAGATTTTGCCCTATTTCATTTTGCTGGAAAG GTGACCTACCAAACTGATTTGTTTTTAGAGAAGAACCGAGATTATGTTATAGCAGAGCACCAGAATCTTTTGTCTTCTTCAAAATGCTCATTTATTTCTGGTCTCTTCGCTTCACACCAAGATGACCCCTCAAAATCATCCTATAAGTTTTCTTCAGTAGCTTCACGATTTAAG CAACAACTCCAAGCACTAATGGAGACACTTAGCTCAACGGAACCTCACTACATCCGTTGCATAAAACCAAATTCTCTGAGTCGTCCACAGAAGTTTGAAAATGGCAGTGTTCTACAGCAACTGCGTAGCGGG GGTGTCCTTGAAGCTATTAGGATAAGTCTTGCTGGTTATCCCACACGGAGAACATACTCCGAGTTCATTAATCGCTTTGGACTTCTTGTGCCAGAGCATATGGATGAAAG ATTTGATGAGAGATCACTGACACAGAGGATCCTAAAGCAACTAAACCTTGAGAACTTTCAA CTTGGCAGGACAAAAGTTTTTCTCCGGGCTGGCCAGATTGCTGTTTTGGACTCCAGACGTGGTGAGATTCTGGACAATGCTTCCAGAATATTGCAGGGTCACTTTCGAACCTTTATTGCTCGCAAGAAATTTCTTTCAACAAGGAAAGCTTCCATCTCCATCCAAATGTATTGCCGAG GGTGTTTAGCACGAAATGTGCTTGAAGCTAAGAAACAGATAGCAGCAGCTGTTTCAGTTGAAAGATATGCTCGAAGATGGTTGTGTCGTTGTGCATATTTGCATCTTCGTTCTGCTGCTCTTGTGATCCAGTCTGGTATTCGCTATATCTTAGCAGTTCAAAGATTGCGGCACGTAAAGAATGCTAAAGCTTCTACTGTTATACAG GCTTGGTGGAGGATGCAGAAGCTCCATAATTTCCATCAGCAATACCGATGGGCAACAGTTCTCATCCAGTGCTGTTGGAGACAGAAGCTTGCTAAAAGGGCATTGCGGAACCTTAAACAT GCTGCATATGAAGCTGGAGCCTTACGAGAAGCAAAAGGAAAACTCGAGAAGAGCTTAGAAGATCTTACCTTACGATTCACCTTAGAGAGGAGGCAAAGG CTTGCTGCTGAAGAGTCGAAGGCATTGGAGATATCTAAGCTTGTCAAAATCTTGGAGTCTGTGAAGTCAGAATTAGAGGCATCAAATGAAGAAAATAAAAGGAATTGCAAGAAAATTGCCTCGCTCCAACATCAGTTAGAGTTATCATCCAAGGATCAAGAAGCTCTGAATAACAGTCTTTCTCAAATGGAAGAAGTGAAGAGGGAGAATATTTCACTAAAG GAAAGTAATGCAGAAATGGAACAAGAGCTATTAAAAGCTCAAAAATGTAGCCATGATAATATGGATAAGCTGCACGATGTGGAAAAGAACTATTTGCATCTCCGGGATAACTTGAAAAA CTTAGAGGATAAGATCTCGAATTTAGAAGATGAGAATCATTTATTGAGGCAGAAGGCCTTGAACTTATCTCCTAGGCACAGCCGAAGTGGG AGCCATCAGATCGGGGCTTCACCATGCAGCCCAAGGTCATTCTAT GAATCTTCACCTGTAAAACTCGCACCTCTCCCACATAACACTACAGAACTAAGAAGGTCAAGGATGAATTCTGATAGACATGAG GATTATCATGATGTGCTCCAACGATGCATCAAAGATGATATGGGATTCAAGAAGGGAAAACCAGTTGCAGCCTGTATCATTTACAAATGCCTTCTCCATTGGGGAGTATTTGAGGCTGAAAGAACAACTATTTTTGACTTCATAATTCACACAATTAATAACATCCTGAAG ACAGAAAATGAGAACGACATTTTGCCCTATTGGCTAGCCAATGCTTCTGCCCTTCTATGCATGTTACAAAGAAATTTAAGGTCAAAAGGATTCATAATGGCACCCTCTCGATCGTCTTCAGATACTCACTTAAGTGAAAAGGCAAATGAC ACATTCCGGTATCCTTTGAAAGCCTTTGGCCAGCGGACAAGCATGTCACACATTGATGCTCGATACCCGGCCATGCTATTTAAGCAACAACTTACTGCctccttggagaagatctttggaTTAATTCGTGACAACCTAAAGAAAGAGATATCCCCTCTTTTGAGCCTTTGCATTCAG GCACCAAAACTTGCTCGAGGAAGTGGTGGAAGGAGGTCTGGATCACCTGACGTGGCCGTGCAGCAACCAATAAGTACTCATTGGGATCGGATTGTTAAATTTTTGGACTCACTGATGGATAGACTACATAAAAATTTT GTGCCTTCTTTTTTCGTCCGCAAGCTAGTAACTCAAGTTTTTTCCTTCATTAATGTACAGTTGTTCAATAG TATGCTTCTACGACGAGAATGTTGCACATTTTCAAATGGAGAATATGTGAAGTCTGGGCTTTGTGTACTTGAGAAATGGATTGTGGAGGCTGAAGAAGAG CATACAGGTACATCTTGGGATGAGCTGAAGTTCATCAGGCAAGCGGTTGACTTTCTG GTCATTCCACATAAAAGCAAAAAGACCCTTGAGCAGATTAAGAGGAATATTTGCCCG GCGTTAAGTGTGAGACAGATATATCGTATATGTACGATGTACTGGGATGACAAATATGGTACCCATAGTGTATCAGCTGAG GTTGTTGCCAAAATGAGGGACATGGTGAGCAATGACACACAAAATCCTGTGTCCAATTCATTTCTTCTAGATGATGACTTAAG CATTCCATTCACAACCGAGGAAATAGCAGAGGAAGTACCAGACGTTGACATGTCAAACATTGAAATGCCCTCATCGCTTCGTCATGTTCACTCTGCTCAGTTCTTGATGCAGCACCTTCAGTCGTCTTGCCTGTCGCGATGA